In one window of Candidatus Methylomirabilota bacterium DNA:
- a CDS encoding molybdopterin-dependent oxidoreductase, producing the protein MKRRDFFKIVTTSGAAAVVAGCQQSAERILPLVVPNEQIVPGVAAWFSTVCRECPAGCGVIARNRDGRVVKLEGNPDHPVNRGALCLRGQAALQGAYHPDRFAGPQRRQGGALGAVSWDEALKLVAGKIGELRQAGRGKAVALVTQLENGSLAVLMDRWTQALGTRPRLSLEPFGYEAIRAANRIVFNRDAIPYYAFEEAEVVLSFGADFIETWLSNVSYARAFKRMHGFREGRAGTFIHVEPRQSLTAANADEWVRNAPGTEGLLALAILRAMIDEGLADRRFSEAVAGIDVRKVAEESGVSAETIKHIATLFGRARPGLAVGGGVAMTGTNATPTLVAINLLNAATGATGRTIRFGPDSAYGKVTPYGEVAQLVQAMARGEIEVLLVGPRINPAFALPGGLKFAEAARKVGLVVSFANQPDETTALAHLVLPDTHWLESWGDYAPREGVMGLMQPTMSPVRDALPMGDVLLRAARAVLGTEEGKGPLPWASVEQYLKTAWEPLLRGQPDGWEAALQQGGVWRQTPTAPVTAKIGAVQASRPRLEGDAGGLVLLAYPSFRFYDGRAAGAAWLQEAPDTMTQAVWDAWVEISRETAAKLGIAQGDVVRVSSPHGAIELPAYVSASLHPSAVAIPIGHRWAPYHARYVAASPTPTNPVALLSAGADPASGAAAYLGVRVTLTKTGARRPLAILQATHDQDQREIAQHVDLRAAREQALRGKPKEHEFISMYPPQHYPGYRWGMAIDVDQCVGCQACVVACQAENNVPVVGKAQAAYGRQQQWLRIERWAEGRAERPLNVFLPMLCQHCEVAPCEPVCPVFAAYRTEEGLNGQVYNRCVGTRYCGNNCPYHVRRFNWYNQEFPPPLDVQLNPDVTVRQLGVMEKCTMCIQRIVAGKDRARDEKRSVRDGDVLTACQQTCPTQAITFGNLKDDKSEVSKLAHSPRAYHVLEELGTRPSVTYLKKVVRGHA; encoded by the coding sequence ATGAAGCGACGCGACTTCTTCAAGATCGTGACGACCTCGGGCGCGGCGGCGGTGGTGGCGGGCTGCCAGCAATCGGCCGAACGGATCCTGCCTCTGGTCGTGCCCAACGAGCAGATCGTGCCCGGCGTGGCCGCGTGGTTCTCGACCGTGTGCCGCGAGTGCCCGGCCGGCTGCGGTGTCATCGCGCGCAACCGCGACGGGCGCGTCGTCAAGCTCGAGGGCAATCCCGACCATCCGGTCAACCGTGGCGCGCTCTGCCTCCGGGGCCAGGCGGCCCTGCAGGGCGCCTATCATCCCGACCGCTTCGCCGGGCCCCAGCGGCGCCAGGGCGGCGCGCTCGGCGCCGTGAGCTGGGACGAGGCGCTGAAGCTGGTGGCCGGCAAGATCGGTGAGCTGCGCCAGGCCGGCCGGGGCAAGGCCGTTGCGCTCGTCACGCAGCTGGAGAACGGAAGCCTGGCGGTGCTGATGGACCGCTGGACGCAGGCCCTGGGCACGCGACCGCGCCTGAGCCTCGAGCCGTTCGGCTACGAAGCGATTCGGGCGGCGAACCGGATCGTCTTCAACCGTGACGCGATCCCGTACTACGCCTTCGAGGAGGCCGAGGTCGTCCTCTCCTTCGGGGCCGACTTCATCGAGACGTGGCTGTCGAACGTGAGCTATGCCCGAGCCTTCAAGAGGATGCACGGCTTCCGCGAGGGACGCGCGGGAACCTTCATCCACGTGGAGCCCCGGCAGTCCCTGACCGCCGCCAACGCCGACGAGTGGGTGCGGAACGCCCCGGGCACCGAAGGGCTCCTGGCCCTCGCGATCTTGAGGGCGATGATCGACGAGGGGCTGGCCGACCGGCGGTTCAGCGAGGCGGTAGCGGGCATCGACGTGAGGAAGGTCGCCGAGGAGAGCGGAGTCTCCGCCGAAACCATCAAGCACATCGCCACGCTTTTCGGCCGCGCCCGGCCGGGGCTGGCGGTGGGCGGCGGGGTCGCGATGACGGGAACCAACGCGACCCCGACGCTGGTGGCGATCAATCTATTGAACGCCGCCACCGGCGCCACCGGCCGGACGATCCGGTTCGGTCCGGACTCGGCCTACGGCAAGGTGACCCCGTACGGAGAGGTCGCCCAGCTCGTCCAGGCGATGGCCAGGGGCGAGATCGAGGTGCTCCTGGTGGGGCCGCGGATCAACCCGGCCTTCGCGCTGCCGGGCGGGCTCAAGTTCGCGGAGGCCGCCCGCAAGGTGGGGCTCGTCGTGAGCTTCGCCAACCAGCCGGACGAGACGACCGCGCTCGCCCACCTCGTCCTTCCCGACACGCACTGGCTCGAGTCCTGGGGGGACTATGCGCCGCGCGAGGGCGTCATGGGTCTGATGCAGCCCACGATGTCGCCGGTACGTGACGCCTTGCCGATGGGGGACGTGCTGCTCCGCGCGGCTCGCGCCGTGCTCGGCACCGAAGAAGGCAAGGGGCCGCTGCCGTGGGCGTCCGTCGAGCAGTACCTCAAGACCGCCTGGGAGCCGCTGCTGCGGGGCCAGCCCGACGGCTGGGAGGCGGCGCTCCAGCAGGGCGGCGTGTGGAGGCAGACGCCGACCGCGCCGGTCACGGCGAAGATCGGCGCCGTGCAGGCGTCGCGCCCCAGGCTGGAGGGCGACGCGGGCGGGCTCGTTCTCCTCGCCTATCCCTCCTTCCGGTTCTACGACGGCCGCGCTGCGGGCGCGGCCTGGCTCCAGGAAGCGCCCGACACGATGACGCAGGCCGTGTGGGACGCGTGGGTGGAGATCTCGCGGGAGACCGCCGCCAAGCTCGGCATCGCCCAGGGCGATGTCGTGCGCGTCTCCTCGCCCCACGGCGCCATCGAGCTTCCGGCGTATGTCTCGGCCTCTCTGCACCCGAGCGCGGTGGCCATCCCCATCGGGCACCGCTGGGCGCCCTACCACGCGCGCTACGTGGCGGCCTCACCCACGCCGACGAACCCGGTCGCGCTGCTGTCCGCGGGAGCGGATCCGGCCTCGGGGGCGGCAGCCTATCTTGGCGTCAGGGTCACGCTGACCAAGACGGGGGCGCGGCGGCCGCTGGCGATTCTGCAGGCCACCCATGACCAGGACCAGCGCGAGATCGCCCAGCACGTGGATCTCCGCGCGGCCCGCGAGCAGGCCCTCCGGGGCAAGCCCAAAGAGCACGAGTTCATCAGCATGTACCCGCCCCAGCACTATCCGGGCTATCGCTGGGGAATGGCGATCGACGTCGATCAGTGCGTGGGCTGCCAGGCCTGCGTGGTCGCCTGTCAGGCCGAAAACAACGTGCCGGTGGTGGGCAAGGCCCAGGCCGCGTACGGACGGCAGCAGCAGTGGCTCCGCATCGAGCGCTGGGCGGAAGGCCGGGCGGAGCGCCCGCTGAACGTCTTCCTGCCGATGCTCTGCCAGCATTGTGAAGTCGCGCCGTGCGAGCCGGTGTGTCCGGTGTTCGCCGCCTATCGGACCGAGGAAGGGCTGAATGGTCAGGTCTACAACCGGTGTGTCGGCACGCGCTACTGCGGCAACAACTGCCCCTATCACGTGCGGCGCTTCAACTGGTACAACCAGGAGTTCCCGCCGCCGCTCGACGTTCAGCTCAACCCCGACGTCACCGTCCGCCAGCTCGGGGTCATGGAGAAGTGCACGATGTGCATCCAGCGCATCGTGGCCGGCAAGGACCGCGCGCGCGACGAGAAGCGGTCCGTGCGCGACGGCGACGTTCTCACCGCCTGCCAGCAGACCTGCCCGACCCAAGCCATCACGTTCGGCAACCTCAAGGACGACAAGAGCGAGGTCTCGAAGCTGGCCCACTCGCCGCGCGCCTATCACGTGCTCGAGGAGCTGGGCACGCGGCCGTCGGTCACCTATCTCAAGAAGGTCGTGAGGGGTCACGCGTGA
- a CDS encoding cytochrome c3 family protein, producing MRAKAGVGALGLALLAILVFLGVYSWSRQPAAARPSVQPINFPHNVHVQTYKIDCQYCHADARRSEYAGLPSVARCMGCHKITAADKPEIKKLAEYAARSEPIPWVRVYKVPEFTYFTHKAHLRAGLSCQTCHGPVETMTTVGGQTGPRLANDLLNVVGLRPAAPPLTMGWCIECHRRENAARGMHAPLDCVTCHH from the coding sequence ATGAGAGCGAAGGCAGGCGTGGGAGCGCTGGGTTTGGCGCTCCTCGCCATTCTGGTCTTCCTGGGCGTGTACTCGTGGAGCCGACAGCCAGCCGCCGCCCGACCCTCCGTGCAGCCCATCAACTTCCCCCACAACGTGCACGTGCAGACGTACAAGATCGACTGCCAGTACTGCCACGCTGACGCGCGCCGGTCCGAGTACGCCGGCCTGCCCTCGGTCGCGCGCTGCATGGGCTGTCACAAGATCACGGCGGCGGACAAGCCGGAGATCAAGAAGCTGGCGGAGTACGCGGCCAGGAGCGAGCCGATCCCGTGGGTGCGCGTCTACAAGGTGCCGGAGTTCACCTACTTCACGCACAAGGCCCACCTGCGGGCGGGGCTCTCCTGCCAGACCTGCCACGGCCCGGTGGAGACGATGACCACCGTCGGCGGCCAGACGGGGCCGCGCCTGGCCAACGATCTGCTGAACGTGGTCGGCCTGCGGCCGGCGGCGCCGCCGCTGACCATGGGCTGGTGTATCGAGTGCCATCGTCGGGAGAACGCCGCCCGCGGCATGCACGCGCCGCTGGACTGCGTCACATGTCACCACTGA
- the hemL gene encoding glutamate-1-semialdehyde 2,1-aminomutase: MKSSRELFAAAERVIPGGVNSPVRAFRGVGGQPFFVARAEGARLWDVDGRSYIDFVGSWGPLVLGHAAPAVVAAVVDAAARGTSYGTPTAAEVEMAEAITAAYPSMELVRLVSSGTEAAMSAIRVARGATGRDLVVKFDGCYHGHADSLLVKAGSGGATFSIPDSRGVPESLARLTVTAPFNDLEAVRAIFGARGAQIAAVIVEPVAGNMGVVPPAPGFLGGLRELCTRHGAALIFDEVITGFRVAYGGAQALYDVRPDLTCLGKIIGGGLPVGAYGGRRDLMAHVAPLGGVYQAGTLSGNPLAVAAGLATIRALREGDPYARLDVLGTRLERGLRTAAEKSGVPLIVNRVGSMLTAFFTTGPVTDYATAKRSDTARYARYFHAMLERGVFLAPSQFEAAFVSLAHSEADLERAARAAAEALGALA; this comes from the coding sequence GTGAAGAGCTCGCGGGAGTTGTTCGCGGCGGCCGAGCGGGTGATCCCGGGCGGCGTGAATAGCCCGGTGCGCGCGTTCCGCGGGGTGGGGGGGCAGCCGTTCTTCGTGGCCCGGGCCGAGGGGGCCCGCCTGTGGGACGTGGACGGGCGCTCCTACATCGACTTCGTCGGGTCGTGGGGACCGCTCGTTCTCGGTCATGCGGCGCCGGCTGTCGTGGCGGCCGTGGTCGATGCGGCCGCGCGCGGCACCAGCTACGGCACCCCCACGGCCGCGGAAGTGGAGATGGCGGAGGCGATCACGGCCGCCTATCCGTCGATGGAGCTGGTCCGGCTGGTCAGCTCGGGGACCGAGGCGGCCATGAGCGCCATCCGCGTGGCCCGCGGCGCCACCGGCCGTGATCTCGTCGTGAAGTTCGACGGCTGCTACCACGGCCACGCCGACAGTCTTCTGGTCAAGGCCGGCTCCGGCGGCGCGACGTTTTCGATCCCCGACAGCCGGGGCGTGCCCGAGAGCCTGGCCCGGCTGACGGTGACGGCGCCGTTCAACGACCTCGAGGCCGTGCGCGCGATCTTCGGCGCCCGCGGCGCCCAGATCGCCGCCGTGATCGTCGAGCCCGTTGCGGGAAACATGGGCGTCGTGCCTCCGGCGCCGGGCTTCCTGGGGGGGCTGCGGGAGCTCTGCACGCGGCACGGCGCGGCGTTGATCTTCGACGAGGTGATCACGGGGTTCCGGGTGGCCTACGGCGGCGCCCAGGCCCTCTACGACGTCCGTCCCGATCTCACGTGCCTGGGCAAGATCATCGGAGGCGGTTTGCCGGTCGGGGCCTACGGCGGCCGCCGCGACCTGATGGCGCACGTCGCGCCGCTCGGCGGCGTCTATCAGGCCGGCACGCTGTCGGGCAATCCGCTGGCGGTGGCGGCCGGCCTGGCCACGATCCGGGCGCTCCGCGAGGGCGACCCCTACGCCCGCCTGGACGTCCTGGGGACGCGGCTGGAACGCGGGCTGCGCACGGCGGCGGAAAAGTCCGGCGTCCCCCTCATCGTGAACCGCGTAGGTTCGATGCTGACGGCGTTCTTCACGACCGGTCCGGTGACGGACTACGCGACCGCCAAGCGGTCCGACACGGCCCGCTACGCGCGCTACTTCCACGCGATGCTCGAGCGCGGCGTGTTCCTGGCGCCGTCGCAGTTCGAGGCGGCGTTCGTGTCCCTGGCCCACTCGGAGGCCGACCTCGAACGCGCGGCGCGCGCCGCCGCCGAGGCGCTGGGCGCCCTCGCCTAG
- a CDS encoding ubiquitin-like small modifier protein 1, with product MIVTVYIPTPFRRATGNRDRIEVSASDVGELLDELERSFPGLKGLVRDEKGEVYDHVNIYVNSEAIEALEGLQTALHDGDEVTIIPALAGGRR from the coding sequence ATGATCGTCACCGTGTATATTCCGACCCCCTTCCGGCGGGCCACGGGCAACCGGGACCGCATCGAGGTGTCGGCGTCGGACGTGGGTGAGCTCCTGGACGAGCTGGAACGCTCGTTCCCGGGGCTCAAGGGGCTCGTCCGCGACGAGAAGGGCGAGGTCTACGACCACGTGAACATCTACGTGAACAGCGAGGCGATCGAGGCGCTGGAGGGGCTCCAGACGGCGCTGCACGACGGCGACGAGGTGACGATCATTCCCGCCCTGGCCGGCGGTCGCCGGTGA
- the cysK gene encoding cysteine synthase A translates to MARPAIASTVLELIGWTPMVRLRRLPAAGGARVVAKLESVNPGGSVKDRIAVAMLEDAERRGRLKPGGTIVEPTSGNTGIGLAMAAAVNGYRLILTMPDDMSIERQRLLARFGAELHLTPAIEGMTGAVFAAQELVREHPDYFMPQQFENPANPEVHRRTTALEILEALEGQRLDAFVAGVGTGGTITGVGEVLKDKTPGVLVIAVEPARSPVLSGGRSRPHAIQGIGASFVPGVLNRQVIDRVIQVRDEDALAWSRRLTREEGLLVGTSAGAAAFAACAVAAELGPEQLVVTLLPDTGERYLSLG, encoded by the coding sequence ATGGCACGCCCGGCAATCGCGTCCACGGTTCTGGAGCTGATCGGTTGGACACCCATGGTCCGCCTCCGGCGGCTCCCCGCCGCCGGGGGCGCCCGCGTCGTGGCCAAGCTGGAGTCGGTGAATCCGGGCGGCAGTGTGAAGGACCGGATCGCGGTGGCGATGCTCGAGGACGCCGAGCGCCGGGGGCGGCTCAAGCCCGGCGGCACCATCGTCGAGCCGACGAGCGGCAACACCGGGATCGGTCTCGCCATGGCCGCCGCCGTGAACGGATACCGGCTCATCCTCACCATGCCCGACGACATGAGCATCGAGCGCCAGCGGCTGCTCGCGCGCTTCGGCGCCGAGCTCCATCTCACGCCGGCCATCGAGGGGATGACGGGCGCGGTCTTCGCGGCGCAGGAGCTCGTGCGGGAGCACCCCGACTACTTCATGCCCCAGCAGTTCGAGAATCCCGCCAACCCGGAGGTGCACCGCCGAACGACCGCGCTCGAAATCCTGGAGGCCCTCGAGGGTCAGCGGCTCGACGCGTTCGTGGCGGGCGTAGGGACGGGAGGAACGATCACGGGCGTCGGTGAAGTGCTCAAGGACAAGACGCCGGGGGTCCTGGTGATCGCGGTGGAGCCGGCGCGTTCGCCGGTGCTCTCGGGCGGCCGGTCGCGCCCGCACGCGATCCAGGGCATCGGCGCCTCCTTCGTCCCCGGGGTCCTCAATCGCCAGGTCATCGACCGCGTGATCCAGGTCCGCGACGAGGACGCGCTCGCCTGGTCGCGGCGTCTGACGCGCGAGGAGGGGCTGCTGGTGGGAACCTCGGCCGGCGCGGCCGCCTTCGCCGCGTGCGCCGTGGCGGCGGAGCTCGGGCCCGAGCAGCTCGTCGTCACCCTGTTGCCCGACACCGGGGAGCGCTACCTGAGCCTGGGGTAG
- a CDS encoding Rrf2 family transcriptional regulator produces MRISAKGEYAIRAVLDLALHHGGGLIPIQEIAARQRIPQRYLEQVLLALKRADLLASKRGASGGYHLTRSPEQVTVGEVLRAVEGASAPFEPQGRDRAWRDGHELVELWGAIAEAVSAVVDRLTFGELAARVRERLSLARPMYHI; encoded by the coding sequence ATGAGGATCTCGGCCAAGGGCGAGTACGCCATCCGGGCGGTGCTCGACCTGGCGCTGCACCATGGTGGCGGGCTGATCCCGATCCAGGAGATCGCGGCGCGCCAGCGGATTCCGCAGCGCTACCTGGAGCAGGTGCTGCTCGCGCTCAAGCGCGCCGATCTCCTCGCGTCGAAGCGGGGGGCGTCCGGCGGCTACCACCTCACACGCTCGCCGGAGCAGGTCACGGTCGGCGAGGTGTTGCGCGCGGTGGAGGGCGCCAGCGCCCCCTTCGAGCCGCAGGGCCGGGACCGCGCCTGGCGGGACGGCCACGAGCTGGTCGAGCTGTGGGGGGCCATCGCCGAAGCCGTGTCCGCCGTCGTCGACCGGCTCACCTTCGGCGAGCTCGCCGCGCGCGTGCGCGAGCGGCTGAGCCTGGCCCGGCCCATGTACCACATCTGA